GGGCCGTGCGGCGCAGCGCCGGCAGGGCGAGCAGAGCGAGCAGGGCCAGCGCCGCCGCGGCGGCGTACCAGGGCCAGACCGGGCCCTGGTCGGTCGGGGCCGCGCCGTTGATGGCCAGGCCGGAGTCGATGTCCTCCTCGGGGCCCTCCGGCCCCGTCGGGCCGGCCGACGGGTCGACGCCACCGGGGGCACTCGACGGGCCGGAAGTCGGCGTCTCCTCCTCCGGGGCGTCGATGTCCGGCGCCCAGGCCGACCGGGTCGAACCCTGCACGCCGTACGCCGGGGTGGGGTCGAAGGGCACCCAACCGACCTCGTTGAAGTAGACCTCCGTCCAGGCGTGCAGGTTCCGGTTGGTCAGGGTGTACGTGCCGTCGCCGGAGTTGCTGCCGTTGGCGAAGCCGAACGCCACCCGGGCCGGGACGCCGGCGGCCCGGACCAGCCACGTCATCGCGGCGGCGTACTGCTGGCAGAAGCCGACCTTGTTGTCGAGGAAGTCGACGATCTCCCGCCCGCTGGTGCCGCCCTTGGTGCTCAGCGAGTAGGTGAAGCCGTTGTCCGCGGAGAAGTGGTCGTAGATCGCGCGGACCTTGTCGTACTCGGTGTCCTTGCCCCGCACCAGGGTGGAGACCAACTCCTCGACCTCGGGCACCGGCGGCGGCGCGGGATGCAGGCGCCGTACGGCGTGGTCGGCCGGCAGCGGCTGGGACCGGCGCAGGGCGGCCGGCGTGTACGTCGAGCGCACGTAGTCGAACGCGTAGCGCTTCTCGCGGGAGTTGTCCCGGTGGGAGAAGACCACCTGGAGGCTGGGGTCGTACGCCCAGTTGCCGTTGAGGTCCTCGGCGCGCACTGGTTCGGTGTAGACCGGCAGCAGCGGCATGGTGAGGTTCTTCGTCACCTCGACCGTGGCCCGGTACGTCCGCTGCTCGACCCCCTTCGCGGACGGCGCCGGCAGGTCCGAGACGGGGCGGCCCGCGGGGGTGCCCTCCCGGAAGCCGGTCGACGTGAGCTTGTCGGCCACGCCGAAGCGCAGGTAGAACGGGCTGGGCTCGTTCGTGGTGACCTTGACCAGGTCGGCGACCTCCGACTGGTTGAGCTGCCCGCTCAACGCCGCGAACAGGTCGATCCGGCCGGTGCCGCCCTGCCCGGGGCGCCCGTTGCCGCTGCCGTTGCCCGAACCGCCCAGCGTGTCCAGCAGCCCGCCCGTCATCCCCGGTACGGCCAGCGGCAGCACCACGGCCAGTGCGACACCCACCGCCGCCAGCCGTCGGCCGGCGGCGGCCAGCGGCGAGGCCTCCCAGACGTCGACGTCGCGCCCGTCGCCGGTGAACCGCCGGCCGAACCGGCGGACCCGGTCGACGTTGTCGGTCACCAGCAGCCAGAGGAACCCGGCAGCGCCGACGACGAACGGCACCGCCGGGACGCTGTCCACGTAGACCGCGACGGGCACCGAGTAGATCGCCAGCATCGGCAGGCCGGCCAGCGCCGGCCGGCGCAGCCCGACGGCGAGCACGTCGACCACCGCGGCCACCCCGCCGATCCCGAGCACCGTGACGAACAGCAGCGGGTCGGTGTCGGGAACCTTGACGCCGTACGAGCGCATGTCCTCCAGCGAGCCGTCGAGCAGTTCGCCGAAGTGCGTGAAGGTCGACGGGGTGGGCACGATGCCCAGCAGTTCGGTGCCGCCGGGGAAGAGCCAGGTCAGGGCCAGCGTCAGGCCGGCCAGCATGCCCAGCGCCTGGCCCCAGAGCGGGACCCGCGCCAGCCGGGCGAGCGCGGCCACGGCGGCGACCACGGCCACCGCGATCGTCGCCTGGATCAGCCATGTCCAGCGTTCGAAGATGGCCGACAGCGGCGCGGCGGCGAGCAGCGTCGCCGCGGCGGCCACGAAGCCCAGGTTCCGGTGGGCGATCATGAGGGGACCCTTCCGTTCATCGCATGCCGCCGGCCACCGTCTCGGCCATGGCCGCCCGCAGCGCGAAGCCCTGCGAGCCGCGGGCCGCCTGCGGCCACAGCGCGGGCAACTGCGTGCCGTGGTCGACACCGATGACCCGCCAACCGCTCTGCAACATGGCCAGCGCGGCGGCGCCGTGGGCGTGGTCGGCCTCGGCCCGGGCCTTGGTGGGCAGGTTGAGCCAGGTGGAGCTGTCGAGCAGGAAACCGACGCAGGTGGCGCCGTTGCCCCGCAGCCCGGCCAGCAGTTCGGCCTCGGCCGTGCTCACGGAGCCGAACAGGCCGATGATCAGGCCGCCGTCCGCCCGTTGCCGGACCCGCTGCACCAGCGTGGTCAGCTCGCCGAACTTGTCGAGCCGGACCTCGGCGAGGTGGT
Above is a genomic segment from Micromonospora sp. M71_S20 containing:
- a CDS encoding DUF3488 and transglutaminase-like domain-containing protein, which produces MIAHRNLGFVAAAATLLAAAPLSAIFERWTWLIQATIAVAVVAAVAALARLARVPLWGQALGMLAGLTLALTWLFPGGTELLGIVPTPSTFTHFGELLDGSLEDMRSYGVKVPDTDPLLFVTVLGIGGVAAVVDVLAVGLRRPALAGLPMLAIYSVPVAVYVDSVPAVPFVVGAAGFLWLLVTDNVDRVRRFGRRFTGDGRDVDVWEASPLAAAGRRLAAVGVALAVVLPLAVPGMTGGLLDTLGGSGNGSGNGRPGQGGTGRIDLFAALSGQLNQSEVADLVKVTTNEPSPFYLRFGVADKLTSTGFREGTPAGRPVSDLPAPSAKGVEQRTYRATVEVTKNLTMPLLPVYTEPVRAEDLNGNWAYDPSLQVVFSHRDNSREKRYAFDYVRSTYTPAALRRSQPLPADHAVRRLHPAPPPVPEVEELVSTLVRGKDTEYDKVRAIYDHFSADNGFTYSLSTKGGTSGREIVDFLDNKVGFCQQYAAAMTWLVRAAGVPARVAFGFANGSNSGDGTYTLTNRNLHAWTEVYFNEVGWVPFDPTPAYGVQGSTRSAWAPDIDAPEEETPTSGPSSAPGGVDPSAGPTGPEGPEEDIDSGLAINGAAPTDQGPVWPWYAAAAALALLALLALPALRRTALRRKRSGPAKPAATAVRPGAAGEAPADGRRMVVVADAERARADAHAAWDELLDTLVDYRVRVDRTETPRATADRLSREALTADAGATTAVRLLGRAEERARYARDPLTGEQLLPALRAVRAALAAQADRRTRLVAAVLPPSVLLRWRTGTAEASSRLVAAGGRARHRLLRWNPRRLMAGRMAR